One window of Vibrio alfacsensis genomic DNA carries:
- a CDS encoding alkene reductase: MTTQFSEDTLMNAPSDHTVSLFNPISLGDIPIKNRIVMAPMTRNRASSNGTPTAMMVKYYAERASAGLIVAEGTWPTVTGQAYCRQPGIETSEHIEAWQKVTDAVHQQGGKIVLQIMHSGRIGSRYIKPKGTETVAPSAIQSDGSVYTDSAGMQAFDVPRALSTQEVKVVIEEHRQAAKNAKLAGFDGVELHCTSGYLPMQFLCSSTNMRTDEYGGTTDNRIRFAVECMQAMTEVFPNRVGLRINPGNQYNDTQDSNPVESHIKLLQASRHLALAYVHVMRAPTEEIDAFALVKEHFSGAIILNDGFDAASAKSAIQNRVGDAVSFARHFIANPDFVTRTQNNHELAKFDRGTLYTAGEKGYIDYPRADHRKSSVIK; this comes from the coding sequence ATGACAACGCAATTTAGTGAAGATACGTTGATGAATGCTCCATCTGATCACACGGTAAGTTTATTCAATCCGATATCACTTGGTGATATTCCAATCAAAAACCGAATAGTCATGGCACCAATGACACGCAATAGAGCGAGCTCAAATGGCACGCCAACTGCGATGATGGTTAAGTATTATGCTGAACGTGCAAGTGCAGGTTTGATCGTGGCAGAAGGGACATGGCCCACCGTAACAGGGCAAGCCTATTGTCGCCAACCGGGTATTGAAACGTCAGAGCATATTGAAGCTTGGCAAAAGGTGACCGATGCGGTACATCAACAAGGTGGAAAGATCGTTCTGCAAATCATGCACTCTGGCCGGATTGGAAGCCGTTACATCAAACCAAAAGGGACGGAAACGGTAGCCCCATCTGCGATTCAATCGGATGGCTCTGTCTATACTGACTCTGCTGGTATGCAGGCCTTTGATGTACCTAGAGCACTGTCGACACAAGAGGTCAAAGTGGTCATTGAAGAACACCGTCAAGCGGCGAAAAATGCCAAATTAGCTGGATTTGACGGTGTTGAGCTGCATTGCACCAGTGGATATCTTCCAATGCAATTTTTGTGCAGTAGTACCAACATGCGCACTGATGAATATGGGGGGACGACTGACAACCGGATTCGTTTTGCTGTTGAGTGCATGCAGGCAATGACGGAGGTGTTTCCCAATCGAGTGGGTTTGAGGATCAATCCGGGCAACCAATATAACGATACGCAGGATAGCAACCCAGTAGAAAGTCATATCAAGTTATTGCAAGCAAGTCGTCATTTGGCGTTAGCATATGTTCACGTTATGCGGGCACCAACGGAAGAAATTGATGCATTTGCGTTAGTAAAAGAGCATTTTTCTGGCGCGATTATCCTTAATGATGGCTTTGATGCTGCATCAGCAAAGAGCGCTATTCAAAACCGTGTGGGAGACGCTGTCTCGTTTGCACGCCACTTTATTGCCAATCCAGATTTTGTTACGCGCACCCAGAATAATCATGAGTTGGCGAAGTTTGATCGTGGAACTTTATATACCGCGGGTGAAAAAGGCTATATCGACTATCCGCGGGCAGACCATCGCAAATCATCAGTTATCAAATAG